The Pseudophryne corroboree isolate aPseCor3 chromosome 10, aPseCor3.hap2, whole genome shotgun sequence DNA segment TGGACTCCTTTCCCCTGTGTAAGGCCTGGATAACACGTGAATCTGCGGGTATGGGGAAACTACAACCCCCGGCATACCCTGCCAGGTATCGGCTATCTGCCAGAGCAGGCTGGGGCTTGAAGAATAACCCATCGCCATCATCCGTGTCTCCCCTTAGTGTGGATGGTGTACTTACTGTTACTGAGCTAATGATAGAAGGGGGAGAGCAGAGGGTTATAGGAGTGAGGGGAAGTCTGTGTTTTATAGTACCCTACCTCCGATGGGGTGGGACATAGGTGTGGGTATCCCTACAGCACCGGGTGAAAGGATTCATGGTAAATACAGATTCTTACTTGTCTATTGTAATTGTATTGTGTCTTCGAGCAGTGAGTCGTCTCTGAGCAGCGTGGATCCTGTGAGCTCGGAAGGTCTGGGGTCTTCTCCATCGTCCGGGGGGTCAGTGTCGGAATGTGGCAGGAGCAGGACAAGGCAGTGCACACTGGATGCAGGTAATGATGGGTACGGTGAATGAGAGAGTACGTGGTTGGTGGTGGTATGAGTGTAACCTCACTGTTCTGTTGCTAGCCCCTGTTGTGCCTGTGCAGCGCCCCCTGGTGACACTACCCATTCCCTCCATCCAAACCCATCCTACGTTGGCCCCCGAGGAGGACATATTGTACCAGTGGCGATTACGCAGGAAGATGGAGCAGGCACGAGAAGGATCTTTGCCGCTTACTACCCGAAGACGcgctccttccccacctgtgcggaTCCCCAAACAGGTACAGCCTCACGTGAGGGAAAGTACTATAGAGTCTTCAGGTGAAGTGGAGTATTCCACACTACTTTTTTGGATGTCCACTATCCAGTAAGAACACCCCACTCtgtctttagggggtcattccgagttgatcgcacgtaactttttgctgcttgtgcgatcaactagacgccgcctatgggggagtgtattttagcatagcaaggctgcgatcgcttgtgcagccctcgatgctaaaaaagtttcctgcaaaacaagaccagggtcagacctacttaccctgtgcgacggatccagcgacgaaggtcccgggattgacgtcagacatccgccctgcgttcgcctcaccacgccttgataGTGTTCCCCCTAGGAATTTTTTAGAGCAGGGCGCCggtctgtgggggcaattgtgcacGCGTCTGACGGCGTCACTTaagggggcgtgggcggctggcggcgtcaCAAAAGGGGCGTGGGCGGCCAgcggcgtcactaaagggggcgtgcctagcacctacggaggtgctgggctttcccTAAGCGCTCTCCCGTAGtgtgaatggatgctgtgcgcatgcgcagggcaTCTATACACGCTGGGAGAGCAGGACGCAGGCAGGctgtttagcagggcgccgcagaaagggcagggcgggttttgccttaataaaatcgggcagagcgcggcgccctgctaaaacagcctagagtgaacacttccttgaaaacggtgagttgacgccccgggaacgcctcctgcctgtcagtcttcttgcgttcgctgctgcgattactttttccgctggcggcgcTGCTGCccagcaacgacgcgcgtgcgcaatgcgtccgccgcgcatgtgcatttccgacccatttgcaccgctgcgtgcgaacgggtctgaatgacccccatagtctctataGTGTTGTGGGCGGTGGACATCGCTAGGCATAGGAAGTGTTTAATAGCAGCTTTGCGCTAACCTCAGGGTCTGCATTGCGTTACTGTCATTAAGTTTGTTACTCAACACGCAAGCCCCCACTTTAGTTTTGAGCTGAGACTTTGTGCCCGTGCTGAAATGTAAACCAGTGTAGAATATACTAGGAGGCTTTACTGCTTAATTCGTATTGTGAAATATATAGTCGGAGTGTATCTCTGTAGGTCTTTCACACAGTGGATCCGTCAGAGTCTCCGTGTCATGTACAGCCACAAGAGGCAGCACTGAGCTCACACGTTCCAGTACAGCGACAAAACCCCACCTGTTACATCGGCAGTGTCCCGTTAGCCAGTCCAAGCCTCGCCCTTCATCCTACCTCTAGTATTGTTCCTCCGCACCTGCACCTTCTGTGTGACATCCTTCCATGCGCCCGCAGCCCGCACTCTGCCCCCTGTCCTCCAGGGAGGGAAGAAGCCTCGCACCCGCCAGCAGCTGCCTCCCCATTAGATGGAGCGCAGCATGTGGCAGAGCTGCACAAGTCACAGCCCGAAAAAGCTCTGCAGAAGCCCGAGCAACCGGTAGAAAGGAAGAGCAAATCTAGAAGGAGGACGAAGGACAGAACGGGATCAGGCGAACGAATCCCAGAAAGAATCATGGAAGCCCCTGTTCCGGAGTCACCGATTCACCAAGCAGTGGAACAGGTGGGATTTATCACGTTCTCTTCCATGATTTATTACTGGAAAATAAACCTTTAAAAActaaggggcaaatgtattaacctggagacggcataaggaagtgataaaccagtgataagtgtaaggtgataagcgcaccagccagtcagctcctgttaatttacatattggagctgattggctggtgcatttatcaccttgcactaatcactggtttatcacttccttatgccgtctccaagttaatacagCTGCCCCAAAATGTGTTCTTATGCTGCTTTCTGAGTAAAGAGGACCCCCGCACGCTTTTGTGGGGGCTGTTTTGGATGTAATTTGCTGCAAATTGCATTGTGGGGGTTCGGGATGGGCAGTAAATGCAGCGAGTGTCCGTCTGGGGTCTGATAGATATCTGAATCTGATGTCGCTGCATCACTGGGTGTGGGGCCAACTTTACTTACAGAGTTAATGATAAATAAACCCACACACTTACACGGCTTTCCATGACTGACTGGTCCACTGGAGTCGTTTTATTAGAAAACTTAAAATATATCGAAAAATGAACGCCGCTATTTCTTAATACAATACTCTTTCCGAAATGTACTAATTGTTCTGTTTCTTCACCAGTCTCTGTCATTGCCGCATTCTATATTTATAACGAAGCTGGATTATTTTTGTGTGAGCCCTTCGGGTCCCGCTTTGTCTTCTCTAATTCTAGTTTTTGCTCCGTGTTTATTGCCAGGTGATCTCTGAGCGACTTTTCTCTCCTCTGCCGTCTCCAAAGCCAAAGTTTCATACGAGGAAGCCGAGGCCGGTCACGCCTCCGACAGAGGAAGACGAGGAACTGCAGCCTGTAGAGATAGCGGCTCATCTTCTGGAAGAGGCCGAAGGTACCTGCTCAAATTATACGCAACAACGACTTCCTGAAACTAGGTGGAATGGTATTATCGGTGTGATTTAATCTCAAACGTACACATAAATTCATGAAACTCCTCTTGACAATATATTAACGGGAGTGTTTAAAACATGAATAATGATTGATCTATACGTAATCCATACAAACAAAATATAGTAGCAAATTTTACTTTGACAGTATGACGACTCATAGATGGTCATGAAAGATAATCAAAACGTAGTTGTGACCTAGAACAAAACCTGAATGGATTTAAAGGATCCTAAAACCTTTATTCCAGAGAAACAGGGATTCCGCTTAATAAGGATATTGTTCCGATTGTGGATGATGGAGGAAGCTACCGCGCTACCTATGGCTGCTCTCAAAATTATAACCAATCAGTTCACTAGGTGCCGATGATGTCACCGATCTATGGTGAACGGATAGCTGTATAAAAATAAACAAATGGCTGGATCTTTGTCACACTATGGATGATCCTAAATCATTGTATGATCTCCACCATCCTGTATTCTAGATTCCGATGGAACAGAGTTTGCGGATGACCCATTACTCCAGGTCCTGCGGGAACAACGAGAGTCGCTGCGATCGAGACTCCGGTAATTTAATCTCCAACAGTGAAAAGACTTTTATGCAAAtactgtggttttttttctttctttctttttcttttctattcttttctttctttctttctttctttctttctttctttctttctttctttctttctttctttctttctttctttctttctttctttctttctttctttcttatttatatatatatatatatatatatatatatatatatatatatatatatatatatatatatatatatatatatatatatatatatatatatatatatatgcaaaatagACCTGTTCGTTGACGAATATGAATTTCAAATGATTTAACCAAATATTAACCCCAAAATGAAATCTGCTACATCTCCTACGTATAGGGATGCCAATAAGTGCCAGCAGACCAAATCAGAGTCCTAGGCCAGTCTGTTTGGGAGACAGAAATGCCCCAAGATACTGTAGCGATTCCCCATCCGGATAAGTAGCGGTAAtgatggtaattctgagttgaccgcagcaggaactttgttagcagttgggcaaaaccatgtgcactgaaggggaggcagatataacatgtgcagagagagatagatttgggtggggtgagttcaatctgcaatctaaattgcagtgtaaaaataaagcagccagtatttaccctgcacagaaacaaaataacccacccaaatctaattctctctgcacatgttacacccccccctgcagtgcacatggttttggccaactgctaaaaaatttcctgctgcgatctacttggaattacccccaatggacgAGGCACCCACCAGGCCATGCATCATCTGAAGGTTTCAGTGCAGGAAGGGGCTGCTGTCATAGACAGAGGGAAGTATAGTAGGCCGCGCTAAGGAGGCCTTAGTCTTGCAGTTAGCATAGACATAACTGTGCCACCAATGACTT contains these protein-coding regions:
- the PROSER3 gene encoding proline and serine-rich protein 3 isoform X2 encodes the protein MNSSVALFSNQGDPFPTQGQKRSHYHPSQPQPLSEGQKQTVLSPDRLRFLPHHLYEALSPTDLRFLEGSQRLVPAVPESDSSGPFDESWPSSEGSSKTPERDERSIGVGTGTSQIPRGSQSSHPATEDSVIAKYIARFRNGHPTSRLERSPPQSTGKDFWWLQVSPDSPDAQRHRPGSGILAVSGFSPQSLERSPLLGEGSLSDSRLCFEDVDLVSLQERAGKLVLRSESSLSSVDPVSSEGLGSSPSSGGSVSECGRSRTRQCTLDAAPVVPVQRPLVTLPIPSIQTHPTLAPEEDILYQWRLRRKMEQAREGSLPLTTRRRAPSPPVRIPKQVFHTVDPSESPCHVQPQEAALSSHVPVQRQNPTCYIGSVPLASPSLALHPTSSIVPPHLHLLCDILPCARSPHSAPCPPGREEASHPPAAASPLDGAQHVAELHKSQPEKALQKPEQPVERKSKSRRRTKDRTGSGERIPERIMEAPVPESPIHQAVEQVISERLFSPLPSPKPKFHTRKPRPVTPPTEEDEELQPVEIAAHLLEEAEDSDGTEFADDPLLQVLREQRESLRSRLRVVDLRLAEMEGKGSGHRAPPH
- the PROSER3 gene encoding proline and serine-rich protein 3 isoform X1; the encoded protein is MTRRHTSSCQSVCSSVTCCFVALFSNQGDPFPTQGQKRSHYHPSQPQPLSEGQKQTVLSPDRLRFLPHHLYEALSPTDLRFLEGSQRLVPAVPESDSSGPFDESWPSSEGSSKTPERDERSIGVGTGTSQIPRGSQSSHPATEDSVIAKYIARFRNGHPTSRLERSPPQSTGKDFWWLQVSPDSPDAQRHRPGSGILAVSGFSPQSLERSPLLGEGSLSDSRLCFEDVDLVSLQERAGKLVLRSESSLSSVDPVSSEGLGSSPSSGGSVSECGRSRTRQCTLDAAPVVPVQRPLVTLPIPSIQTHPTLAPEEDILYQWRLRRKMEQAREGSLPLTTRRRAPSPPVRIPKQVFHTVDPSESPCHVQPQEAALSSHVPVQRQNPTCYIGSVPLASPSLALHPTSSIVPPHLHLLCDILPCARSPHSAPCPPGREEASHPPAAASPLDGAQHVAELHKSQPEKALQKPEQPVERKSKSRRRTKDRTGSGERIPERIMEAPVPESPIHQAVEQVISERLFSPLPSPKPKFHTRKPRPVTPPTEEDEELQPVEIAAHLLEEAEDSDGTEFADDPLLQVLREQRESLRSRLRVVDLRLAEMEGKGSGHRAPPH